A genomic segment from Pistricoccus aurantiacus encodes:
- a CDS encoding polysaccharide export protein: MALAASTLVGCSWAPGSDLKYESEAAPIDELVEFRPITPGLLATYREISRSAASRTNSDLEAAKENYEYQVGKGDILDIIVYDHPELTIPAGSERSAAEAGNQVRNDGTIYYPYIGRVRVVGKTMDEIRAILTRRLSEYIADPQVDVRMADFRSKKVYLSGAVAQPGPLPLTTVPMTIIDAVSQAGGASENANWHNIILTRNGVETPISLYDLMREGDLSQNMLLRDGDVLHIPTSENQSVAVMGQVRIPGNLPLGNERISLTDAIARAGGIDETTAEPSGIFVIRSQEITEDKIATVFQLDVSNAAAFSMGKSFILQPEDVIYVTTAPVARWNRVISLLLPTINLPGAFTGTATDVQDL, encoded by the coding sequence ATGGCTCTTGCTGCCAGTACACTAGTCGGTTGCTCTTGGGCTCCAGGTAGCGATCTCAAATATGAGTCCGAGGCAGCACCAATTGACGAATTGGTGGAATTTCGACCTATAACCCCGGGACTGCTCGCAACATACCGAGAAATTTCGCGGTCAGCTGCCTCTCGCACGAACAGTGATTTGGAAGCGGCAAAAGAAAATTATGAATATCAAGTCGGTAAAGGAGATATCCTTGACATCATCGTCTACGATCATCCCGAGCTGACCATCCCTGCGGGTTCCGAACGGAGCGCAGCTGAAGCGGGGAATCAGGTGCGAAACGATGGCACTATCTATTATCCCTATATTGGCAGGGTACGAGTCGTCGGTAAGACGATGGATGAAATAAGAGCGATCTTGACCCGTCGACTCTCCGAATACATAGCCGATCCTCAAGTCGATGTTAGGATGGCAGACTTTCGCTCCAAGAAGGTCTACTTGAGTGGCGCGGTTGCACAGCCTGGTCCGTTGCCCCTCACGACCGTTCCCATGACGATAATCGATGCTGTTAGCCAAGCCGGCGGGGCCAGCGAAAACGCTAATTGGCACAATATCATTCTCACTCGCAACGGAGTCGAGACGCCAATCTCGTTATACGATTTAATGCGCGAAGGCGACCTTAGCCAGAACATGCTGTTACGGGATGGCGATGTACTGCACATTCCTACGTCAGAGAATCAAAGCGTGGCGGTCATGGGTCAAGTAAGAATACCGGGCAACCTACCTTTGGGTAATGAACGAATTTCGCTAACCGACGCCATAGCTCGCGCCGGTGGTATCGATGAAACCACAGCTGAGCCATCGGGAATCTTCGTGATACGTAGTCAAGAAATAACCGAGGACAAGATTGCTACTGTGTTCCAACTGGATGTAAGCAATGCAGCAGCCTTTAGTATGGGAAAAAGTTTTATCCTGCAGCCTGAAGACGTGATTTACGTTACCACCGCACCGGTTGCACGCTGGAACCGCGTCATCAGCTTGTTACTGCCGACTATCAATCTACCAGGAGCGTTTACTGGTACGGCGACCGACGTTCAAGACCTATAA
- a CDS encoding glycosyltransferase, which produces MDKLFYTIESLKYQNKKPDKIIVNLSKEPYLKDSGIEKIPVWLSENAKVVVNFVKNTGPYRKLIPVFDMANDDDMIITIDDDVIYHEEWLNKLVTAGEKKRNAIVCGKARVMKKNFFGKWQSYSRWNQLETMEEGHNILPIGCAGILYRKNLIDKEFINNKKFLLLAPTCDDLWFRMASIRMGIEVFADPAIDIGNIYMQHDEGLDVINLNKPARGFFNRLYHAFAREYLAYFGFYHSQNDVAWREINKNFRTALRKF; this is translated from the coding sequence GTGGACAAACTTTTTTATACTATTGAATCACTAAAATATCAAAATAAAAAGCCAGATAAAATTATTGTAAATTTGTCTAAGGAGCCATATTTAAAAGACTCGGGTATAGAAAAGATACCTGTATGGCTCTCGGAAAATGCTAAAGTAGTTGTTAATTTCGTTAAAAATACCGGTCCATATAGAAAGCTTATACCCGTATTTGACATGGCTAACGATGACGATATGATTATTACGATAGATGACGATGTCATTTATCACGAAGAATGGTTAAATAAGCTGGTTACTGCTGGGGAAAAGAAACGAAATGCCATAGTTTGTGGTAAAGCCAGGGTGATGAAAAAGAATTTCTTCGGCAAATGGCAGTCCTATTCCAGGTGGAACCAGTTAGAAACCATGGAGGAAGGGCATAATATACTTCCTATTGGCTGTGCCGGAATTCTTTATAGGAAAAATCTCATAGATAAAGAATTTATCAATAACAAGAAATTTCTTTTACTGGCCCCAACATGTGATGATTTATGGTTCAGAATGGCAAGTATAAGGATGGGTATCGAGGTATTTGCTGACCCGGCCATAGACATTGGGAATATCTATATGCAACATGATGAAGGGTTGGATGTAATCAATCTCAATAAACCTGCAAGAGGATTCTTTAACAGACTCTATCATGCCTTCGCGAGAGAATACTTGGCTTATTTTGGTTTTTATCATTCACAGAATGATGTTGCATGGCGAGAAATCAATAAAAACTTTAGAACGGCTCTAAGAAAGTTTTAA
- a CDS encoding low molecular weight protein-tyrosine-phosphatase, with amino-acid sequence MFDRILVVCIGNVCRSPVAEAMLRHRLPDLHIESAGLAALVGEGVDVTARELAEEAGYDVGSHKARQLSAKMVREADIVLVMSEGQRRAVGDIDPASTGKTMLIGRWLEEKTKDIPDPYKKSREAFQHVHDLLEKATKSWAKKLV; translated from the coding sequence ATGTTTGATCGTATTTTAGTCGTATGTATAGGTAACGTTTGTCGTAGTCCAGTTGCGGAGGCGATGCTTAGGCATCGCCTTCCCGATTTGCATATTGAATCGGCTGGTCTGGCTGCTCTGGTCGGTGAGGGCGTGGACGTTACTGCGCGAGAATTAGCTGAAGAAGCCGGCTACGATGTGGGTTCGCACAAAGCGAGACAGTTGAGTGCGAAAATGGTGCGAGAAGCGGACATAGTACTCGTTATGAGTGAAGGACAACGCCGAGCCGTGGGCGACATCGATCCTGCTTCGACAGGCAAGACTATGCTGATTGGGCGATGGCTGGAAGAAAAAACCAAGGACATACCGGACCCTTATAAAAAAAGCAGAGAAGCGTTTCAGCACGTGCATGACTTGCTTGAGAAAGCGACGAAATCTTGGGCCAAGAAGTTAGTATGA
- a CDS encoding polysaccharide biosynthesis tyrosine autokinase, translated as MLKDSEPKQDRTDDSDISFVRLVGLLLDHKWFILIFTLLFAVGGVIYALLAKPVYRADSLIQVESKKGAANPLEDVRTMLGEEPKSDAELGILKSRMVLGQAVDQERLDIQIIPNYLPIIGEFLVRNGYERPAFLADADSDFLRQSMWANEQISIGTFQVSQELLGKLLTIEVLDNNNYRIAREDVFSETGKVGEDETFYDGRIKLRIIEIQAKPGVVFNLVKTSQLAAINNLRKRFSVSEQGKESGLLNLMLNDTDPQRAQRTLNAIDQIYLNQNIQRQAAEAEKSLEFLEEQQPVIREKLSQAENELNKYRTDRDSVDLSLETQAILERLVSLESQLNELEFSEAEISRKFTKTHPTYSALLDKKQQLMRERDILNNQVKNLPETQQQVLRLSRDVEVNQQVYTQLLNKIQEMSIARASTVGNVRILDEAVVQPNPIKPRKMLLVVLAIMLGGLLSVAIVVLRSFFNRGVESPEHIESIGLPVYATVPLSEEQNKLVRYIKYKNERKGTNVAFGVLAETTPADISIEALRSLRTSLHFAMLEATDNRLVITGPSPGIGKSFISVNLSAVCAQVDRKVLLIDADMRKGHVHHAFGDRSDGGLSDLLSGRNSLEEVIRETSIEGLSYISRGMAPPNPSELLMTEAFTNLLKRVSAMFDLVIIDTPPVLAVTDPAIVANQCGTTLLVARFQLNSSKELKIASRRLETSGVVVKGCILNAMERKAATDYGYGYYNYSYKPS; from the coding sequence ATGTTGAAAGATTCTGAACCTAAACAAGACAGAACGGATGATTCAGATATAAGTTTCGTGCGTCTGGTAGGTCTTTTATTGGATCACAAGTGGTTTATTCTGATTTTTACCCTATTGTTTGCAGTAGGCGGTGTTATTTATGCTTTGTTGGCTAAGCCTGTCTACAGAGCGGATTCCCTAATACAGGTAGAAAGCAAGAAAGGTGCAGCAAACCCGCTCGAGGATGTACGTACTATGTTGGGTGAAGAACCCAAGTCGGATGCCGAGTTAGGTATTCTTAAATCACGTATGGTGCTCGGTCAAGCCGTCGACCAAGAAAGGCTGGATATACAAATTATTCCCAACTACTTGCCAATTATTGGTGAGTTTCTTGTCAGAAACGGTTATGAGCGTCCGGCGTTTTTGGCTGACGCCGACAGCGATTTTTTACGGCAAAGCATGTGGGCCAATGAGCAGATAAGTATAGGTACCTTCCAAGTCTCGCAAGAGCTCCTCGGAAAACTGTTGACGATCGAAGTGTTGGATAACAATAACTACAGGATTGCTCGAGAGGACGTCTTTTCCGAAACAGGCAAAGTAGGAGAAGATGAAACGTTTTACGATGGAAGGATAAAACTACGTATTATCGAAATACAGGCGAAGCCAGGCGTGGTCTTTAATCTCGTCAAAACGTCACAGCTTGCTGCCATTAATAACCTGCGTAAGCGTTTTAGCGTAAGCGAACAGGGGAAAGAAAGCGGATTACTTAATTTAATGCTAAATGATACTGATCCTCAGCGAGCTCAGAGGACATTGAACGCGATAGATCAGATATATTTGAACCAGAATATTCAAAGACAAGCAGCTGAAGCCGAAAAAAGCCTTGAGTTTCTTGAAGAGCAGCAACCAGTTATACGAGAGAAACTCAGCCAGGCGGAAAACGAGCTTAACAAATATCGTACCGATCGCGACAGTGTGGATCTGTCGCTTGAAACACAGGCGATATTGGAAAGATTGGTAAGTCTGGAAAGTCAACTCAATGAATTGGAGTTTAGCGAAGCTGAAATTTCTCGAAAATTTACCAAAACACACCCGACCTATTCCGCCTTGCTGGACAAAAAACAGCAGCTTATGAGAGAAAGGGATATTTTAAATAATCAGGTCAAGAATTTACCTGAAACTCAACAACAAGTGCTGCGGTTGAGTCGAGATGTAGAAGTCAACCAGCAGGTCTATACTCAGCTATTGAACAAGATTCAAGAAATGAGTATTGCTCGCGCCAGTACGGTCGGAAACGTAAGAATACTGGATGAGGCTGTTGTCCAGCCGAATCCTATTAAACCGCGAAAAATGCTCTTGGTCGTCTTGGCTATCATGTTAGGTGGCTTGCTGAGCGTAGCAATCGTTGTACTGAGAAGCTTCTTCAATCGGGGCGTCGAATCGCCAGAGCATATCGAATCAATCGGTTTGCCTGTATATGCAACCGTACCACTTTCCGAGGAGCAGAATAAACTTGTCAGATATATAAAGTATAAAAACGAAAGGAAAGGCACGAATGTTGCTTTTGGCGTGCTGGCGGAGACTACTCCGGCCGATATTTCTATCGAAGCGTTGCGTAGCCTACGTACCAGCCTGCACTTTGCTATGCTGGAAGCTACGGACAATCGATTGGTAATTACAGGTCCCAGCCCAGGTATAGGGAAAAGCTTCATTAGCGTTAATTTGAGCGCTGTATGCGCCCAAGTGGATAGGAAAGTTCTGCTGATCGATGCGGATATGCGTAAAGGGCATGTACATCATGCGTTTGGCGACAGAAGCGATGGCGGTTTATCCGATTTATTGTCTGGAAGAAATAGTCTTGAAGAAGTGATTCGTGAAACATCAATTGAAGGACTAAGTTATATTTCACGAGGGATGGCCCCGCCAAATCCATCCGAGCTGCTGATGACAGAAGCATTTACTAATTTACTGAAAAGAGTCAGTGCCATGTTTGATTTGGTCATTATCGATACGCCACCCGTACTCGCTGTGACAGATCCAGCAATCGTAGCCAATCAATGTGGCACTACGCTTTTAGTCGCTCGTTTCCAGCTAAACTCTTCTAAAGAATTGAAAATTGCCAGTCGTCGCCTGGAAACTTCCGGTGTAGTCGTGAAGGGGTGCATATTGAATGCAATGGAACGCAAGGCGGCTACCGATTATGGTTATGGCTATTATAACTACTCCTATAAGCCAAGTTAA